One window from the genome of Solea solea chromosome 2, fSolSol10.1, whole genome shotgun sequence encodes:
- the LOC131443805 gene encoding cytochrome c oxidase copper chaperone, translating into MSTVSAAGVDSAPATQCAEPKPLRPCCACPETKKVRDACIIEKGEDQCSELIEAHKDCMRALGFKI; encoded by the exons ATGTCCACTGTGTCAGCTGCCGGCGTGGACTCCGCTCCCGCGACCCAGTGTGCCGAGCCGAAGCCGCTGAGACCCTGCTGCGCTTGTCCAGAGACGAAGAAAGTCAGAGATGCTTG cATCATTGAAAAGGGAGAGGATCAGTGCTCAGAGCTGATTGAGGCGCACAAAGACTGCATGAGGGCGCTTGGATTCAAGATTTGA